The following proteins come from a genomic window of Nitrospirota bacterium:
- the rfbB gene encoding dTDP-glucose 4,6-dehydratase: MKILVTGGCGFIGSNFIRYILKKYPDYEIVNMDALTYAGNLENLRDIKKSKRYRFVHGRIEDKNLIANALGDAGYIVNFAAETHVDRSIRNSSPFLTTNILGTHTLLEAARTVPIKKFIHISTDEVYGALGNKGKFTEKAMLAPNSPYSASKASADLLIRAYYETYKLPVVIVRPSNNYGYYQFPEKFIPLMITNLLMKKPIPIYGKGENVRDWCFVEDSCAAIDNVMHNGKAGEIYNAGGNCEVKNIELAKSILKIMGKSERHIKFVKDRPGHDYRYALDNSKIKRELKWRPSVTIEAGLEMIIRWYKDNEWWWKPLKERLSAESRGFWER; the protein is encoded by the coding sequence ATGAAGATCCTTGTTACAGGTGGCTGCGGATTTATAGGTTCAAATTTTATAAGGTATATCCTGAAGAAGTATCCGGACTATGAGATTGTAAACATGGACGCCCTGACATACGCCGGAAATCTCGAAAATCTGAGAGATATAAAAAAATCTAAGAGATATCGGTTTGTGCATGGAAGGATTGAGGATAAGAACCTTATTGCAAATGCGCTCGGCGATGCAGGCTATATCGTAAACTTTGCCGCAGAGACGCATGTTGACAGGTCCATCCGGAATTCCTCCCCTTTTCTGACTACAAATATTTTAGGAACGCATACTTTGCTTGAGGCTGCAAGAACAGTTCCCATCAAAAAATTTATTCACATCTCAACTGATGAGGTATACGGCGCCCTCGGTAATAAGGGAAAATTCACGGAGAAGGCTATGCTTGCCCCCAATTCGCCGTATTCGGCGTCTAAGGCCTCGGCTGACCTTCTCATCCGCGCATATTATGAAACTTACAAGTTGCCCGTAGTAATTGTCAGGCCGTCAAATAATTACGGCTATTACCAATTCCCTGAGAAGTTTATTCCGCTTATGATTACGAATCTCTTGATGAAGAAACCTATTCCCATTTACGGGAAGGGAGAAAATGTGAGAGACTGGTGTTTTGTAGAGGACAGTTGCGCGGCAATTGACAATGTTATGCATAACGGCAAGGCAGGCGAAATTTATAATGCAGGCGGTAATTGTGAAGTTAAAAATATAGAGCTTGCAAAAAGCATTCTTAAGATAATGGGGAAAAGCGAAAGGCATATTAAATTCGTTAAAGACAGGCCGGGGCATGATTACAGGTATGCTCTTGATAATTCAAAAATAAAGCGTGAATTAAAATGGCGGCCGTCTGTCACAATAGAGGCAGGCCTTGAGATGATCATAAGGTGGTATAAGGATAATGAGTGGTGGTGGAAACCGCTTAAAGAAAGGCTCAGCGCTGAGAGCAGGGGATTTTGGGAGAGATGA
- a CDS encoding winged helix-turn-helix transcriptional regulator: protein MNNHPPEDISLRLLDELTKESVITQRALADRLGIALGLVNAYVKRLYNKGHIKVKNLPRNRVKYIITPKGFAEKAKLTYSYMNRSIDYFRDVRQKIEQTYAVMMASDVKNILLWGDGEVAELCYISTRGLPLKIVGVVATRNRVVADSGMEKGFFGHDIYSIENVNGIEYDAILVASLDGRASETMNRAGVNPERVYYL, encoded by the coding sequence ATGAACAATCATCCGCCTGAGGACATATCCCTCAGGCTGCTTGACGAACTTACAAAGGAGTCGGTGATTACTCAGCGGGCCTTGGCTGACCGCCTTGGGATTGCCCTCGGCTTAGTTAATGCGTATGTAAAAAGGCTTTATAATAAGGGACACATAAAGGTCAAAAATCTTCCTAGAAACAGAGTCAAGTATATAATCACTCCTAAGGGTTTTGCAGAGAAGGCAAAACTTACCTACAGTTACATGAACCGCTCAATAGACTATTTCAGAGACGTTCGGCAGAAGATTGAGCAGACTTATGCGGTAATGATGGCCTCCGATGTTAAGAATATTCTTCTCTGGGGCGATGGAGAGGTTGCTGAGTTATGTTACATCTCTACAAGAGGGCTGCCGCTTAAGATTGTTGGTGTCGTTGCGACTCGAAACCGAGTTGTTGCTGACAGTGGTATGGAAAAGGGATTTTTCGGGCATGACATCTATTCAATAGAGAATGTCAATGGAATTGAGTATGATGCAATACTGGTTGCATCCCTTGACGGCAGGGCAAGTGAAACGATGAATAGGGCAGGCGTAAATCCCGAAAGGGTTTATTATCTATGA
- a CDS encoding GIY-YIG nuclease family protein, producing the protein MEKIYYVYILASRQNGTLYIGVTSDLIKRIWEHKNKLVEGFTEKYDVDKLVYYEQFNDAEYAIRREKRLKKYNRKWKMDIIEKLNPDWKDLYEELISGFPDRVGE; encoded by the coding sequence ATGGAAAAGATTTATTATGTTTACATATTGGCGAGTCGGCAAAATGGCACTTTGTATATTGGAGTAACCTCTGATTTGATAAAGCGTATATGGGAGCATAAAAATAAGTTAGTGGAAGGGTTTACTGAAAAATATGATGTAGATAAGCTTGTCTATTATGAACAGTTTAATGACGCAGAATATGCTATTAGGAGAGAGAAAAGATTGAAAAAATACAATCGCAAATGGAAAATGGATATTATTGAAAAGTTAAACCCGGATTGGAAAGATCTGTATGAGGAGTTAATATCTGGATTCCCCGATCGAGTCGGGGAATGA
- the rfbD gene encoding dTDP-4-dehydrorhamnose reductase: MKILIIGSEGMLARDLMPELKESHEIIPLSRQKLDITQKDAVIKNIKSNAPDIVVNCAAYTKVDMAEEEREKAFQVNGIGIQNLAVACAEMQIPLCHISTDYVFDGRKNKPYTPFDAPNPLNVYGESKLAGEKYIQWIMNKFYIVRTCGLYGRGGNNFVLTILRLAKEQQTVKVVTDQICSPTSTLNLSAGIKKIIESGSFGIYHITDDSGGGISWFDYAREIIATAGIRAEIIPVTSEEFPRPAKRPVYSVLDTEITRLAVNYTPEKREVALKKFLSTANLF; this comes from the coding sequence ATGAAGATTCTAATTATAGGCTCGGAGGGCATGCTCGCACGGGATTTAATGCCTGAGCTGAAAGAAAGTCATGAGATAATACCGCTTTCAAGACAGAAGCTGGACATTACCCAAAAAGATGCTGTTATAAAAAATATAAAAAGTAACGCTCCTGATATAGTAGTCAACTGCGCCGCATATACAAAGGTAGATATGGCTGAGGAAGAAAGGGAAAAGGCCTTTCAGGTGAACGGCATAGGCATTCAAAATCTTGCTGTTGCGTGCGCAGAGATGCAAATACCTTTATGCCATATAAGCACAGATTATGTCTTTGACGGCAGGAAAAATAAACCTTACACGCCGTTTGACGCGCCAAATCCCTTGAATGTTTATGGAGAATCAAAGCTTGCAGGAGAAAAATATATACAATGGATTATGAACAAGTTCTATATAGTTAGGACATGCGGGCTTTACGGCAGGGGAGGTAATAATTTTGTGTTGACAATTCTCAGGCTTGCTAAAGAGCAGCAAACAGTGAAAGTTGTTACAGACCAGATATGTTCTCCGACTTCTACTTTAAATCTCTCTGCTGGGATAAAAAAAATTATTGAGAGCGGAAGTTTCGGAATATATCACATCACCGATGATTCGGGGGGCGGTATAAGCTGGTTTGATTATGCCAGAGAGATTATTGCAACGGCAGGCATACGCGCAGAGATAATCCCGGTAACTTCCGAGGAATTTCCCCGCCCTGCAAAGCGTCCTGTGTATTCCGTGCTTGACACGGAAATTACAAGACTTGCAGTAAACTATACGCCGGAAAAACGCGAAGTTGCCCTTAAAAAATTTCTTTCAACAGCTAATCTTTTTTAG
- a CDS encoding GDP-mannose 4,6-dehydratase produces MKTIAVTGCAGFIGWKVSGKLLENGCSVIGIDNMNDYYDPKLKEWRLNRLKVKSEELRVKTPNSKLQTPSFSFHRCDIGNYNEVKTVFANHKIDAVINLAARAGVRASVEDPWIYLDTNVKGTLNLLECCKNSDTKKFVLASTSSIYGLNAMPFKETDNTDRPLAPYSATKKGAEAICHSYHFLSGIDISIPRYFTVYGPAGRPDMSIFRFIKKIDNGRPIPVFGNGKQTRDFTYIDDIADGTIKCLQPFGYEIFNLGSDSPVELMYVINLIEQHLGKKAEIEWLPIHPADVLATWADIEKSKEKLGWKPTVSIEEGVQNTVDWYLKNREFLNRLRD; encoded by the coding sequence ATGAAGACTATCGCAGTTACGGGTTGTGCAGGATTTATCGGCTGGAAGGTTTCGGGAAAGCTGCTTGAGAACGGCTGTTCTGTTATCGGCATTGACAACATGAATGATTACTATGACCCTAAACTTAAGGAGTGGAGACTTAATCGGTTGAAAGTTAAAAGTGAGGAGTTAAGAGTTAAAACTCCAAACTCCAAACTCCAAACTCCAAGCTTCAGTTTCCACCGGTGTGACATAGGTAATTACAATGAAGTCAAAACAGTATTCGCCAATCATAAAATAGATGCGGTTATCAACCTGGCCGCAAGGGCAGGCGTGAGGGCGTCGGTGGAAGACCCATGGATATATCTTGATACAAATGTTAAGGGAACACTAAATCTCCTTGAATGCTGCAAAAACTCAGATACAAAAAAATTCGTGCTTGCCTCTACCTCAAGCATCTACGGACTTAATGCTATGCCTTTTAAAGAAACCGATAATACAGACCGCCCATTAGCTCCGTATTCTGCTACCAAAAAAGGCGCGGAGGCGATATGCCACAGCTATCATTTTCTTTCAGGCATTGACATAAGCATTCCAAGATACTTCACTGTGTACGGCCCTGCCGGCAGGCCTGACATGAGCATATTCAGATTTATTAAAAAAATTGACAACGGGAGGCCCATCCCTGTCTTTGGCAATGGGAAACAAACAAGGGACTTTACCTATATTGACGACATAGCTGACGGAACAATAAAATGCCTTCAGCCTTTCGGCTATGAAATTTTTAACCTCGGCAGCGACAGCCCTGTGGAACTGATGTATGTGATAAACCTGATAGAACAGCATCTCGGGAAAAAAGCAGAGATAGAATGGCTGCCTATACATCCTGCCGACGTGCTGGCAACATGGGCTGACATAGAAAAATCAAAAGAAAAACTCGGATGGAAACCCACTGTTTCAATAGAAGAAGGCGTACAAAATACAGTTGACTGGTATCTAAAAAACAGAGAGTTTCTGAACAGGCTTAGGGATTAA
- a CDS encoding DUF2304 domain-containing protein yields MTVQQKIFALTIGAGLFLVIIELVRRRKLAEEYSFIWLLTGFGIIVLILWYDLLEWLTYLIGAKTPTTTLFIFGFVFLILLNLYLSIKITKLASQVKDLAQKLAISEKADRR; encoded by the coding sequence ATGACTGTTCAACAAAAAATATTTGCCCTGACAATAGGCGCAGGTCTGTTTTTAGTCATTATAGAACTGGTAAGAAGAAGAAAACTTGCGGAAGAATATTCATTTATCTGGCTGCTGACAGGTTTCGGGATTATTGTCCTTATTCTCTGGTATGACCTCCTTGAGTGGCTTACATACCTTATTGGAGCAAAGACACCGACAACGACTCTCTTTATCTTTGGCTTTGTGTTCCTGATATTGCTTAATCTGTATCTCTCTATCAAGATCACCAAACTTGCCTCTCAGGTGAAAGACCTTGCGCAGAAGCTGGCGATAAGTGAAAAAGCTGATAGGCGATAG
- a CDS encoding glycosyltransferase family 2 protein — protein MSNELKNHFAIIMPAYNEAGRISSTIAGIRKFSSADIVVVSDGSDDDTAGEAKAAGAVVIELPSNLGYGAALQTGFKYALDRGYEFAVQMDADGQHDPMSIKTLIEPVIADEVDVTIGSRFMCKGNYKAPFVRRIGMYFFGLIASLFTGRKITDPTSGFQALNKKVMEFYASDAYPVDYPDADVIIMLHRQGFRFKEVPVIMHNAAKRSMHGGILKPLYYIFKMMLSIFVTLLRKE, from the coding sequence ATGAGCAACGAGTTGAAAAATCACTTTGCCATAATAATGCCTGCATACAATGAGGCAGGGAGGATATCATCCACCATTGCCGGCATAAGGAAATTCAGTAGCGCTGATATTGTTGTTGTGAGCGACGGCTCGGATGATGATACGGCAGGCGAAGCAAAGGCAGCAGGGGCAGTGGTGATAGAGTTACCATCTAATCTCGGCTATGGAGCAGCTCTTCAGACAGGTTTTAAATATGCATTGGACAGGGGATACGAATTTGCAGTTCAGATGGATGCTGACGGGCAGCACGATCCAATGTCAATTAAAACACTTATTGAACCAGTGATTGCTGACGAGGTTGATGTTACTATCGGTTCTAGATTTATGTGTAAGGGCAACTATAAGGCGCCTTTTGTGAGGAGAATTGGGATGTATTTCTTCGGTCTTATAGCATCACTTTTTACCGGCAGGAAGATAACAGATCCTACATCGGGTTTTCAGGCTTTAAACAAAAAGGTGATGGAATTTTATGCAAGCGATGCGTATCCTGTGGATTATCCCGATGCAGACGTAATTATAATGCTTCACAGACAAGGGTTCAGGTTTAAGGAAGTTCCTGTTATAATGCATAATGCCGCAAAGAGGTCTATGCATGGCGGAATTCTTAAACCGCTGTATTACATCTTTAAAATGATGCTTTCTATTTTTGTTACACTTCTTAGAAAGGAGTAA
- a CDS encoding dTDP-4-dehydrorhamnose 3,5-epimerase family protein, with protein MFKTSDIEGIVIKKMETYADNRGWLGELFRKDDPILSLIQGNSMFYPAMSYISITNPDIVRGPHEHREQTDYFCFLGKFKLYLWDNRKDSPTHKNKKVVENADRLIVVVPPGVVHAYKNTGKEDAIILNFPDRLYGGWNKEEKVDEIRYEDDAESQFKIE; from the coding sequence ATGTTTAAAACCAGCGACATAGAAGGCATTGTTATAAAAAAAATGGAAACTTACGCTGATAATCGCGGGTGGCTGGGAGAATTATTCAGAAAAGACGATCCAATTCTCAGCTTAATCCAAGGCAATTCAATGTTTTATCCTGCAATGAGCTACATATCTATCACTAATCCTGATATTGTGAGAGGGCCCCATGAACACAGAGAGCAGACAGACTATTTCTGTTTCTTAGGCAAATTCAAGCTCTATTTGTGGGATAACAGAAAGGATTCACCTACTCATAAAAATAAAAAGGTGGTGGAGAATGCAGACAGGCTTATAGTAGTTGTGCCGCCGGGAGTTGTCCATGCATATAAAAATACAGGGAAAGAGGACGCAATTATACTGAATTTCCCTGACAGGCTTTATGGAGGATGGAACAAGGAAGAAAAGGTCGATGAAATCAGATATGAAGATGATGCTGAGAGTCAGTTTAAGATTGAGTAA
- a CDS encoding UDP-glucose/GDP-mannose dehydrogenase family protein gives MKISIIGTGYVGLVTGACMAQMGNSVFCVDVDRKKIENLKRGVIPIYEPGLEPLVAENYKAGTLRFTTDIKEAIDSSEICCIAVGTPMGEDGSADLQHVLQAAQDIGKNMTHYMIIVNKSTVPVGTADKVRDAVKGELSKRKVEIPFDVVSNPEFLKEGAAVEDFMRPDRVIVGADNPKALEKIKELYAPFTKSHERFIAMDVRSAEMTKYAANAMLAAKISFMNEIANICEKVGADVNKVRVGIGSDSRIGYSFIYPGCGYGGSCFPKDVRALERLATENKYTAKMLRAVQEINESQKLVLIRKVIKIFGEDLKGHVFAVWGLSFKPETDDVREASSVTIIRELAKRGAKIKAYDPRAMNAAKEYYLKDLKNIEYADSKYAALSGAAALLLVTEWKEFRSPDFDEIARRLKNKIIFDGRNQYSKKKLNVIGFEYFQIGVGE, from the coding sequence ATGAAAATTTCAATTATAGGCACAGGATATGTAGGGCTTGTCACAGGAGCGTGTATGGCGCAGATGGGAAACAGCGTTTTTTGCGTGGATGTTGACAGAAAAAAGATAGAAAACCTTAAGCGCGGGGTTATTCCCATATACGAGCCCGGGCTTGAACCTCTGGTTGCTGAAAATTACAAGGCAGGGACATTAAGGTTTACGACTGACATTAAAGAGGCGATTGACAGCAGCGAGATTTGCTGCATAGCGGTCGGCACTCCGATGGGAGAAGACGGCAGCGCTGATTTGCAGCATGTTCTGCAGGCAGCTCAGGATATAGGCAAAAATATGACGCACTATATGATTATAGTAAACAAGTCAACCGTGCCGGTAGGAACAGCGGATAAAGTCAGAGATGCTGTCAAAGGCGAGTTGAGCAAAAGGAAGGTTGAAATCCCATTTGATGTTGTGTCAAATCCTGAATTTCTTAAAGAAGGAGCTGCTGTTGAAGATTTTATGAGGCCCGACAGGGTTATCGTCGGTGCGGATAATCCGAAGGCGCTTGAGAAGATAAAAGAACTTTATGCGCCGTTTACAAAAAGCCACGAAAGGTTTATTGCTATGGATGTAAGAAGCGCTGAAATGACGAAATATGCCGCAAATGCAATGCTTGCCGCAAAGATATCTTTTATGAATGAAATAGCCAATATCTGCGAGAAAGTGGGGGCTGATGTTAATAAGGTCAGGGTAGGGATAGGAAGCGACAGCAGAATAGGATACAGTTTTATATACCCGGGCTGCGGATACGGCGGAAGCTGTTTCCCTAAGGATGTAAGGGCGCTGGAAAGATTAGCGACAGAAAATAAATATACAGCCAAGATGCTCAGGGCGGTTCAGGAAATAAATGAATCTCAGAAATTAGTCCTTATCCGGAAGGTTATAAAAATATTCGGTGAGGATTTAAAAGGGCATGTATTTGCTGTTTGGGGGTTGTCTTTCAAGCCTGAGACAGATGATGTAAGAGAGGCGTCAAGCGTAACTATAATCCGCGAACTTGCAAAACGCGGGGCGAAGATAAAGGCGTATGACCCAAGGGCAATGAATGCGGCTAAGGAGTACTATCTCAAGGACTTAAAAAACATAGAGTATGCTGATTCCAAATATGCTGCATTGTCAGGCGCTGCTGCGCTGCTGCTTGTTACGGAATGGAAGGAGTTCAGGAGCCCGGACTTTGATGAGATTGCAAGGCGTCTGAAGAATAAGATTATTTTTGACGGAAGGAACCAGTATAGCAAAAAAAAACTTAATGTGATAGGATTTGAATACTTTCAGATAGGAGTTGGCGAATGA
- a CDS encoding glucose-1-phosphate thymidylyltransferase, with the protein MKALILSGGKGTRLRPLTYTTAKQLVPVANTPILGYVLRHIKDAGIKDIGIIISPETGNEVKQYVKDGKGWGVNVTYILQAEPAGLAHAVKTAKNFLKKDNFIMYLGDNLLSHGVKDAVREFERQPIDAAIFLKEVDNPKQFGVAKLDRKGNIVKLVEKPKNPPSNLALVGVYIFTAMIHDAIDKIKPSFRGELEITDAIQRLISMGGRVKSEILKGWWLDTGKKDDILQANTIVLDEYIKRQINGMVDSKSQILGRVTVEKGASVVNSTIRGPVVIGKNSEIKNSFIGPFTSIGSNVTVTDSSIEHSVILSDAFLSGVERLEDSLIGKNTKIIRNAVRHRALRLMIGDDSTVEV; encoded by the coding sequence ATGAAGGCATTGATATTAAGCGGCGGAAAGGGGACAAGGCTCAGGCCTCTGACCTATACAACAGCCAAGCAGCTTGTTCCTGTAGCAAATACGCCCATACTGGGATATGTTCTCAGGCATATTAAAGATGCGGGAATAAAAGATATAGGCATAATTATTTCACCTGAAACAGGAAATGAGGTAAAGCAGTATGTAAAGGATGGGAAGGGGTGGGGTGTTAATGTAACTTATATCTTGCAGGCAGAGCCTGCAGGGCTTGCACATGCGGTTAAGACTGCTAAGAATTTTTTGAAAAAGGACAATTTTATAATGTATCTTGGTGATAACCTTCTGTCACATGGGGTCAAAGATGCGGTAAGGGAATTTGAAAGACAGCCCATTGATGCCGCAATATTTCTTAAGGAAGTGGATAATCCAAAACAATTTGGCGTGGCAAAACTTGATAGGAAGGGCAATATAGTAAAGCTGGTAGAGAAACCTAAAAATCCGCCATCGAATCTTGCGCTTGTCGGCGTCTATATATTTACTGCAATGATACATGACGCTATTGATAAGATAAAACCATCGTTCAGGGGCGAGCTTGAAATAACGGATGCGATACAAAGGCTTATAAGCATGGGCGGCAGGGTAAAAAGTGAGATATTGAAAGGCTGGTGGCTTGATACAGGCAAAAAAGACGATATTCTTCAGGCCAATACAATAGTTCTTGATGAATATATAAAACGGCAGATTAACGGTATGGTTGACAGCAAGAGTCAGATACTTGGAAGAGTAACAGTGGAAAAAGGGGCGTCTGTGGTGAATAGCACTATCAGGGGGCCTGTTGTAATAGGCAAGAACTCTGAGATTAAGAATTCATTCATAGGCCCGTTTACAAGCATTGGCAGCAATGTTACTGTAACAGATTCTTCCATTGAACACTCTGTAATTCTCAGCGACGCATTTCTTTCAGGTGTTGAAAGGCTTGAAGACAGTCTTATAGGGAAAAACACAAAAATTATAAGGAATGCGGTTCGTCATAGAGCACTGCGCCTGATGATAGGGGATGACTCAACAGTTGAGGTTTAA
- a CDS encoding ATP-binding protein, with product MTYRYKHRWIAEKMRDALEFSPVIVLSGARQTGKSTLLQNEEPFRGWHYVTFDDLDTLSIAEKRPDEILNISKNIIIDEAQRSPFFMYAVKRAVDKDKSRRIILSGSANMLLMKRVSESLAGRAVYFNLMPFSFGEIMERGPGRWFKSLLNEGKISRIQDTYITSNMNLRFSLFRGFFPPTALLKKEDHIAMWLKAYVKTYLEKDLREISAVSYLPDFKRMMELLALRNASILKQSEVARDAGLSQATLGRYINTLETTNLFMKVKPYSKNISVRLIKSPRIFCIDTGLTASLAGYSASENIPATFMGALLESYVLLNLIAMTSLLGGEVFFFRTQGGKEKEVDFVIEKENRLVAVEVKLSDTVSAGDINSLLFLKDINSRFAAGLVVYAGKEVKQLSSNIFAVPWDML from the coding sequence ATGACATACAGGTATAAGCATAGATGGATAGCTGAAAAGATGAGGGATGCCCTTGAGTTTTCCCCTGTCATTGTCCTTTCAGGGGCAAGGCAGACAGGGAAAAGCACACTCCTTCAGAATGAAGAGCCTTTCAGAGGCTGGCATTATGTTACCTTTGATGACCTTGATACCCTTTCAATTGCAGAGAAGAGACCTGATGAGATACTGAATATCTCAAAAAATATAATTATTGATGAAGCGCAGCGCTCCCCTTTCTTTATGTATGCTGTGAAAAGGGCGGTGGATAAGGATAAATCAAGGAGGATCATCCTTTCAGGTTCAGCCAATATGCTTTTGATGAAGAGGGTATCTGAGAGTCTGGCAGGGAGGGCAGTATATTTTAATCTCATGCCCTTTTCTTTCGGGGAGATAATGGAAAGAGGGCCGGGCAGATGGTTTAAAAGTCTTTTAAATGAGGGAAAAATTTCACGCATTCAGGATACTTATATCACATCGAATATGAATTTGAGGTTCAGCCTGTTCAGGGGATTTTTTCCGCCCACAGCGTTACTAAAAAAAGAAGACCACATAGCCATGTGGCTGAAGGCTTATGTGAAGACTTATCTTGAAAAAGATCTGAGGGAGATTTCAGCGGTCTCATATCTGCCTGACTTTAAGAGGATGATGGAACTGCTTGCCCTTAGAAACGCTTCAATTCTAAAGCAAAGCGAGGTGGCGAGGGATGCAGGCTTATCTCAGGCAACACTGGGAAGATACATCAATACCCTTGAGACGACAAATCTGTTTATGAAGGTCAAGCCGTATTCAAAAAACATAAGTGTAAGGCTTATTAAATCTCCCAGGATTTTTTGTATTGACACAGGACTAACAGCCTCTCTTGCAGGCTATTCTGCATCAGAGAATATCCCAGCGACATTTATGGGGGCCTTGCTTGAGTCTTATGTGCTTTTGAACCTCATTGCAATGACATCCCTTTTGGGCGGAGAGGTGTTTTTTTTCAGGACACAGGGTGGTAAGGAGAAGGAGGTTGATTTTGTAATTGAAAAGGAAAACAGGCTCGTGGCAGTTGAGGTGAAACTGTCGGATACTGTTTCTGCAGGAGATATAAATAGTCTGCTATTTTTAAAAGACATCAACAGCAGATTTGCCGCAGGGCTGGTTGTATATGCAGGCAAAGAAGTTAAACAGCTTTCAAGCAATATCTTTGCTGTGCCATGGGATATGCTATGA
- a CDS encoding UpxY family transcription antiterminator: protein MVERLTKSGIETFLPAVERLSRWKDRKKLINFPLFPGYIFVHMNKIYEAMLTVLKTRGVVRFLGIVPGEPETVSEEQIISLKKLVESKETLDPYPYLKEGQRVRIKMGPLAGVEGILAERKGQHLLVLSVDILRQGVSLKIDASDVERV, encoded by the coding sequence GTGGTGGAAAGATTAACAAAATCCGGCATAGAGACTTTCCTGCCTGCTGTTGAGAGACTCAGCAGATGGAAGGACAGGAAGAAGTTAATAAATTTCCCTCTTTTCCCTGGTTATATTTTTGTCCATATGAATAAGATTTATGAAGCCATGCTGACTGTCCTGAAAACCCGGGGCGTTGTAAGATTTCTTGGCATTGTTCCCGGTGAGCCGGAGACTGTTTCAGAAGAGCAGATAATTTCTTTAAAAAAGCTTGTTGAAAGCAAAGAAACCCTTGACCCCTATCCGTATTTAAAAGAAGGCCAGAGGGTAAGGATAAAAATGGGGCCTCTTGCAGGCGTGGAAGGTATACTTGCGGAAAGGAAAGGACAGCATCTCCTTGTTCTCTCTGTGGATATACTCAGGCAAGGGGTGTCTCTGAAGATAGACGCATCGGATGTAGAGAGAGTTTAG